In a genomic window of Campylobacter concisus:
- the mnmC gene encoding bifunctional tRNA (5-methylaminomethyl-2-thiouridine)(34)-methyltransferase MnmD/FAD-dependent 5-carboxymethylaminomethyl-2-thiouridine(34) oxidoreductase MnmC codes for MKNANLSFKGQIPFNEEFGDIYFNTDKPWLESEFVFASALDEIWQSKDSFIIAETGFGAGLNFFTLCKKFKNSSKKFHFVSIEKSPIKKEDILKIYENLGIFKAYAKKLVSLYPPLIEGIHRINFAPNITLDLCYGEAKEILPELDFSADIWFLDGFAPSKNDSIWSEEIFRQIARLSRVGTIARTYSCTKIVKDGLKSAGFLLSLKEGYSRKRQMSSAVLEKKDENLKDAWFARCEPVAKPKDKTALIIGAGVAGLATAGELAKNGFKVVIAEAKGEVATNGSGNHCGALMPLVTKPGVNLGRMHLNAFLQAVRFYKATLPKSLIKFNGCIDYAFDDELIKRYGSWQDQSVEDIFKFDESLKPYPGIFIKDGAYARPREICKFLSGSFEILFNHEYESRAHLQNDKISVKFKNGKNLETDILVFCTGSKSSEIFKGYDMQISSVRGQVTHLKPVLKNTMPLSAKGYICPAVKGVQVIGATYARNEICDTPKVEDNTKNLSDVSEFFDTTKATIIGSRVGYRNYSGDRFPIIGALHDEEFYKQNYKGLFWSKNRDNNPKASYEKNVFVNFAHGSRGLGTAILGANLIVDLVLDRPLCIERSLFHELHPARFLIRKLKKGLKL; via the coding sequence ATGAAAAATGCAAATTTAAGCTTCAAGGGACAAATTCCATTTAACGAGGAGTTTGGTGACATCTACTTTAATACCGACAAACCTTGGCTTGAGAGTGAATTTGTCTTTGCAAGCGCACTTGATGAAATTTGGCAGAGTAAAGACAGCTTCATCATCGCTGAGACTGGCTTTGGTGCTGGGCTAAATTTCTTCACACTTTGTAAGAAATTTAAAAATAGTTCTAAAAAATTTCACTTTGTTAGCATCGAAAAAAGCCCTATCAAAAAAGAAGATATTTTAAAAATTTATGAAAATTTAGGCATTTTTAAAGCTTATGCTAAAAAGCTGGTTTCGCTCTATCCACCTCTTATTGAGGGCATACACCGTATAAATTTTGCCCCAAATATCACACTTGATCTTTGCTACGGCGAGGCTAAAGAAATTTTACCTGAGCTTGATTTTAGCGCTGACATCTGGTTTCTAGATGGCTTTGCTCCAAGTAAAAATGACTCGATCTGGAGCGAAGAAATTTTTAGACAGATCGCAAGGCTAAGCAGGGTTGGCACGATTGCTAGAACCTACTCGTGCACAAAAATAGTAAAAGACGGGCTAAAGAGCGCTGGCTTTTTGCTAAGCCTAAAAGAGGGTTACTCTAGAAAACGCCAGATGAGTAGCGCCGTGCTAGAGAAAAAGGATGAAAATTTAAAGGATGCTTGGTTTGCGAGATGCGAGCCAGTTGCTAAACCAAAAGATAAAACAGCACTTATTATAGGAGCTGGCGTGGCTGGACTTGCAACAGCTGGCGAGCTAGCCAAAAATGGCTTTAAAGTGGTGATCGCCGAGGCAAAGGGTGAAGTGGCTACAAATGGCTCAGGCAATCACTGTGGTGCTTTGATGCCACTAGTTACAAAGCCTGGGGTAAATTTAGGTCGCATGCACTTAAACGCATTTTTGCAAGCAGTGAGATTTTACAAGGCAACTTTGCCAAAAAGCCTTATCAAATTTAATGGCTGCATCGACTACGCATTTGACGATGAGCTTATTAAAAGATATGGCTCGTGGCAGGATCAAAGCGTAGAGGATATTTTTAAATTTGATGAGAGCTTAAAGCCATATCCTGGGATATTTATAAAAGACGGCGCTTACGCTAGGCCAAGAGAAATTTGTAAATTTTTATCAGGTAGTTTTGAAATTTTATTTAATCACGAGTATGAGAGTAGGGCGCATCTACAAAACGATAAGATAAGTGTTAAATTTAAAAATGGTAAAAATTTAGAGACCGATATTTTGGTCTTTTGCACTGGCAGTAAGAGCAGTGAAATTTTTAAGGGCTACGACATGCAAATAAGCAGCGTCAGAGGTCAAGTCACGCACCTAAAACCAGTGCTAAAAAATACCATGCCGCTAAGCGCAAAAGGCTACATCTGCCCAGCTGTAAAAGGCGTGCAAGTTATCGGTGCAACTTATGCCAGAAATGAAATTTGTGATACGCCTAAAGTTGAGGATAATACTAAAAATTTAAGCGATGTAAGCGAGTTTTTTGACACCACAAAAGCCACCATTATCGGTTCACGTGTGGGATATAGGAACTATAGTGGAGATAGGTTTCCGATAATTGGCGCCTTGCATGACGAAGAATTTTACAAGCAAAACTACAAAGGGCTATTTTGGAGCAAAAATAGAGATAACAATCCAAAGGCAAGCTACGAAAAAAATGTCTTTGTAAATTTTGCTCACGGCTCGCGAGGTCTTGGCACAGCGATACTTGGAGCAAATTTGATAGTTGATCTTGTGCTTGATCGCCCACTTTGTATAGAAAGATCGCTATTTCATGAACTTCATCCAGCTAGATTTTTGATAAGAAAACTAAAAAAGGGATTAAAACTTTAA
- a CDS encoding FtsX-like permease family protein: MRSLKNHLGFILPLIALLFSVQFSLTADKVVRDYERLMGNDYNIVIVSSKELSEPVLKPIVSNLASLEPLSPQKIIDRLSNDISAKNLSILQNALPKFYSLKLSEFPTPQYMDELKQKLLKFDGITKVETFSKTHDKVFKILNLAKSISYAFMAILCVIGLMLMLKQAKIWLFEHRERIEIMTLFGAPFWLKSAMLYKSAMVDSLVATVAVGAFFFFLPGIEIFRENAASIDVVLPSLDPSRDIFILFGVAMFLSIFAVSLVMSKARKSTI; the protein is encoded by the coding sequence ATGAGATCGCTTAAAAATCATCTTGGATTTATCTTGCCGCTGATCGCGCTTTTGTTTTCCGTGCAGTTTAGCCTAACTGCTGATAAGGTTGTGAGAGATTATGAAAGACTCATGGGAAATGACTACAACATCGTCATAGTTTCAAGCAAAGAGTTAAGTGAGCCCGTTCTAAAGCCGATTGTGAGTAATCTAGCTAGCCTCGAGCCACTAAGTCCACAAAAGATCATCGACCGCCTCTCAAATGACATCTCTGCTAAAAATTTGTCCATACTGCAAAATGCGCTACCTAAATTTTACTCACTAAAACTTAGCGAATTTCCGACACCGCAGTACATGGATGAGCTAAAGCAAAAACTTTTAAAATTTGATGGCATCACAAAGGTTGAGACATTTTCAAAGACTCATGATAAGGTTTTTAAAATACTAAATTTAGCCAAAAGCATATCGTACGCATTTATGGCGATACTTTGCGTAATAGGTCTTATGCTTATGCTAAAGCAGGCTAAAATTTGGCTATTTGAGCACAGAGAACGCATCGAGATTATGACGCTTTTTGGAGCACCTTTTTGGCTAAAATCAGCTATGCTTTACAAATCGGCTATGGTTGATAGCCTAGTCGCTACCGTTGCAGTTGGTGCATTCTTCTTTTTCTTGCCTGGTATTGAAATTTTTAGAGAAAATGCCGCAAGTATTGATGTGGTATTGCCTAGTCTTGATCCTTCAAGGGATATTTTTATTTTATTTGGCGTGGCTATGTTTTTAAGTATTTTTGCTGTTAGTTTAGTGATGAGTAAGGCTAGAAAAAGCACGATATGA
- a CDS encoding N-acetylmuramoyl-L-alanine amidase family protein encodes MKRAIILFFIVCNFLFAATNSEIFAKFDKNFASSSRSAKIKFHNDIKDIYVDAIIKNDKNIKKQALTRLITSSKSLGFDSSGYIKDLNALNGVKSASMPSNAALTLLSATKVNDTLVLKFNTKIDTAKLKTSFLKQQNTYKNIMDIDGRLNGNPLTYKNFISDYIHISQYDKNTVRVIFSDKAQKTIKANATGDLLVISAQNFISNENVKAPLHKTKNKNEEVPHKEPEPNLKPQPAQSEPVAAPLPPVATGKFSRNKTIVIDPGHGGTDPGAVNGKLQEKTAVLGVAKKLGDILKARGYKVFFTRSTDVFINLRTRTKFANDKMADLFVSIHANAAPNATKAKSMHGIETFFLSPARSERSKNAAALENKSDIEEMNYFSQQTFLNVLNREKIIASNKLGIDIQKEILASARKVYAASDGSVREAPFWVLVGALMPAVLVEIGYITHPVEGEKLFNDAYQNALANGIANGIDGYFVKNR; translated from the coding sequence ATGAAACGAGCGATAATACTCTTTTTTATTGTTTGTAATTTTCTTTTTGCTGCGACAAATTCAGAGATATTTGCAAAATTTGATAAAAATTTTGCCAGCTCAAGCAGAAGTGCAAAGATTAAATTTCACAACGATATAAAAGATATCTATGTCGACGCGATCATAAAAAACGATAAAAATATAAAAAAACAAGCACTCACAAGACTCATAACCAGCTCAAAATCGCTTGGTTTTGACTCAAGTGGGTATATAAAAGATCTAAATGCATTAAATGGCGTAAAGAGCGCTAGTATGCCTAGTAATGCTGCTTTGACGCTGCTTAGTGCAACCAAGGTAAATGACACTTTAGTACTTAAGTTTAATACAAAAATTGATACTGCAAAATTAAAAACATCCTTTTTAAAGCAGCAAAATACATATAAAAACATTATGGATATCGATGGTAGATTAAATGGTAATCCGCTAACTTATAAAAATTTCATATCTGATTACATTCATATCTCGCAGTATGATAAAAATACTGTTAGAGTTATTTTTTCTGATAAGGCCCAAAAGACTATAAAAGCAAATGCAACAGGTGATCTGCTTGTAATCAGCGCTCAAAATTTTATCTCAAATGAAAATGTAAAAGCACCACTTCATAAAACTAAAAACAAAAATGAAGAAGTGCCACACAAAGAGCCTGAGCCAAATTTAAAGCCGCAGCCTGCACAAAGTGAGCCAGTGGCAGCACCTTTGCCACCAGTTGCGACTGGTAAATTTTCACGCAACAAAACGATCGTCATCGATCCGGGTCATGGTGGCACTGATCCAGGTGCAGTAAATGGCAAACTGCAAGAAAAAACAGCCGTTTTAGGCGTAGCCAAAAAACTTGGCGACATACTAAAAGCGCGTGGCTACAAGGTCTTTTTTACCAGATCAACCGATGTCTTTATAAATTTAAGAACAAGAACAAAATTTGCAAACGACAAGATGGCTGACCTCTTTGTCTCCATTCACGCAAATGCCGCTCCAAATGCCACAAAGGCAAAGAGCATGCACGGCATTGAGACATTTTTCTTATCGCCTGCACGAAGTGAACGTAGTAAAAACGCAGCTGCGCTTGAGAACAAATCAGATATAGAAGAGATGAACTACTTTTCGCAGCAGACATTTCTAAACGTGCTAAACCGCGAGAAGATCATCGCCTCAAACAAGCTTGGCATCGATATCCAAAAAGAAATTTTAGCAAGTGCTAGAAAGGTCTATGCTGCAAGTGACGGCAGTGTGAGAGAAGCGCCGTTTTGGGTACTCGTAGGCGCTCTTATGCCAGCAGTTCTTGTTGAGATCGGCTATATCACGCATCCAGTCGAGGGCGAAAAGCTCTTTAATGATGCATATCAAAATGCCCTTGCAAACGGCATCGCAAACGGCATCGATGGATATTTTGTAAAAAATAGATGA
- a CDS encoding RelA/SpoT family protein codes for MKENSLFLEQLIEQILPCKNVSGAITLLFSLCERSEKLDKAIDSCVTSHAGQYRKSGEPYAIHPILVASIVANMGGDESMVIAALLHDVVEDTEVTLSEVQAEFGDEVAKLVEGLTKIVAIRENKLASSSSNEKLASSALTFRKMLLISIEDVRVLVVKLCDRLHNMLTLDALKVEKQKRIAEETLMVYAPIAHRLGISSIKNILEDLSFKYAMPEEYAKIDSFLNKNKQQLSLKLNAFYEKVNQILLENGFIEGTFEIQKRIKHYYSIYLKMQRKGISIEEVLDLLAIRILVQKPLDCYLALGNLHINFNPLISRFKDYIALPKQNGYQTIHTTIFDNKSIFEAQVRTYDMHKTAEYGVAAHWKYKNGEGSLLNPKLDWLNDIGMQNNEAESNVEELYEYAKDSLYIEDIAVYSPKGEVFTLPRGATALDYAYEIHTEIGLYAKEAYINRVRMPLLTELKNGDIVRIVTGEEAKFRCSWINSVRTGKARATIRTYCKQKIKDINYKIAVDILKSVFGVSKDRILDWIEHENLGKKVFRAATESEFLQEVVNMLKKYIKKERPFMISLGDKYQVKKQKFENIVIYSNHKISNVEFDYCCNPKRGDSIVGFKNGHNVTVHHKLCERAGKLMDKGNEIIFVKWTRNAPHRYKILLNLENRKGALAEFLTYLARLDVNLATISLNEANDLSGDTFEISVEIAENIDANELKEKIKDRYKIIDFVSQSDPYHN; via the coding sequence TTGAAGGAAAATAGTCTTTTTTTAGAGCAGCTAATAGAACAAATTTTACCTTGTAAAAATGTTTCAGGAGCTATAACGCTGCTCTTTTCTCTTTGCGAACGAAGCGAGAAATTAGACAAAGCTATAGATAGCTGCGTCACATCTCATGCTGGTCAATACCGCAAAAGTGGCGAGCCATACGCAATCCATCCAATATTGGTAGCATCAATAGTAGCAAATATGGGTGGAGACGAGAGTATGGTTATAGCTGCACTACTTCACGATGTGGTTGAAGATACTGAAGTTACACTTAGCGAAGTTCAGGCTGAATTTGGCGATGAAGTGGCAAAGCTGGTTGAAGGGCTTACAAAGATAGTTGCTATAAGAGAAAACAAGCTTGCAAGCTCAAGTAGTAACGAAAAACTAGCAAGCTCGGCGCTAACTTTTAGAAAAATGCTTTTAATCTCTATTGAGGATGTTAGAGTTCTTGTGGTTAAGCTTTGTGATAGACTTCATAATATGCTAACTCTTGATGCATTAAAGGTGGAAAAACAAAAACGCATCGCTGAAGAGACGCTTATGGTCTATGCTCCGATCGCTCATAGGCTTGGAATTTCATCGATTAAAAACATACTTGAAGATCTAAGTTTTAAATATGCGATGCCAGAAGAATACGCTAAGATCGATAGCTTTTTAAATAAAAATAAACAGCAACTTAGCCTTAAACTAAATGCTTTTTATGAAAAAGTAAATCAAATTTTACTTGAAAATGGCTTTATTGAGGGCACTTTTGAGATACAAAAACGTATAAAGCATTACTACTCAATCTATTTAAAAATGCAAAGAAAAGGTATTTCGATTGAAGAGGTGCTTGATTTGCTAGCTATTAGAATTCTTGTACAAAAACCGCTTGATTGCTATCTTGCGCTTGGAAATTTGCATATAAATTTTAATCCTCTTATTTCGAGATTTAAGGATTATATTGCACTTCCAAAGCAAAATGGCTATCAAACGATACATACAACTATTTTTGATAATAAGAGTATTTTTGAGGCACAAGTTCGTACTTATGATATGCACAAAACCGCCGAATACGGTGTCGCAGCTCATTGGAAATACAAAAATGGTGAGGGCAGTTTACTAAATCCAAAACTTGACTGGCTAAACGACATTGGTATGCAAAACAATGAAGCTGAAAGTAACGTCGAAGAGCTTTATGAATATGCAAAAGATAGTCTTTATATAGAAGATATTGCAGTCTATTCGCCAAAAGGTGAGGTTTTTACACTTCCGCGCGGTGCTACTGCACTTGATTATGCTTACGAGATTCACACAGAGATCGGACTTTACGCAAAAGAAGCTTATATAAATCGCGTCAGAATGCCACTTTTAACAGAGCTAAAAAACGGCGATATTGTAAGGATCGTAACTGGCGAGGAAGCAAAATTTCGCTGTTCGTGGATAAATAGCGTTCGAACTGGTAAAGCAAGGGCTACGATAAGAACGTACTGCAAGCAAAAGATAAAAGATATAAATTATAAAATTGCAGTTGATATTTTAAAGTCAGTTTTTGGCGTTTCAAAAGATAGAATTTTAGACTGGATAGAGCATGAAAATTTAGGCAAAAAAGTTTTTCGTGCTGCAACTGAAAGTGAATTTTTGCAAGAGGTCGTAAATATGCTTAAAAAGTATATAAAAAAAGAGCGTCCTTTTATGATCTCTTTGGGCGATAAATATCAGGTTAAAAAGCAGAAATTTGAAAATATCGTAATCTATTCAAATCATAAAATTTCAAATGTAGAGTTTGACTATTGTTGTAATCCAAAAAGAGGCGATAGTATAGTTGGCTTTAAAAATGGACATAATGTGACAGTGCATCACAAGCTTTGTGAGCGTGCCGGAAAGCTTATGGATAAGGGCAATGAGATCATCTTTGTCAAATGGACTAGAAATGCCCCACATAGATATAAAATTTTATTAAATCTTGAGAACCGAAAAGGCGCGTTGGCTGAATTTTTAACATATCTTGCTAGACTAGATGTAAATTTGGCTACAATCTCGCTAAATGAAGCAAATGATCTTAGCGGTGATACATTTGAGATAAGTGTTGAGATAGCCGAAAATATCGATGCAAACGAGCTAAAAGAGAAGATTAAAGATAGATATAAGATTATAGATTTCGTTTCGCAAAGCGATCCATACCATAACTAG
- the tyrS gene encoding tyrosine--tRNA ligase, translated as MQDIAEILQEIKRGVAEIIDFERVENLIKNYYEKGENFYVKAGFDPTAPDLHLGHTVVLNKMALLQKHGAIVQFLIGDFTAQIGDPTGKSATRKKLDQETVLKNAKTYEEQVFKILDPKKTVIMFNSKWSNELGAAGMIELTSTFSVARMLERDDFEKRIKAGSPISICEFMYPLLQGYDSVAMKCDIEMGGTDQKFNLLMGRTLQRTYNVGKEQAVIMMPLLEGLDGVNKMSKSLGNYIGVTENANDMFAKTLSISDELMWRWYELLSTKSLGEIENLMNDVKNGKYHPKKAKEDLAYEITARYHGEEAAKAAMAEFNSVHSQNQLPTDIKEFSLKAPVWIVEALSQCELSESNSQARRDIRANAISINQEKISDEQLKLEAGEYILQVGKRKFAKVKVE; from the coding sequence ATGCAAGATATAGCTGAAATTTTACAAGAGATAAAACGCGGTGTTGCCGAGATTATTGACTTTGAAAGAGTTGAGAATTTAATAAAAAACTATTATGAAAAAGGTGAAAATTTCTATGTAAAGGCTGGCTTTGATCCAACTGCTCCAGACCTTCACTTGGGACACACAGTTGTTTTAAACAAGATGGCACTTCTTCAAAAACATGGCGCGATCGTGCAGTTTTTAATAGGCGATTTTACCGCTCAAATAGGCGATCCAACCGGCAAATCAGCCACCAGAAAGAAGCTAGATCAAGAGACGGTTTTAAAAAACGCTAAAACCTACGAAGAGCAAGTTTTTAAAATTTTAGACCCAAAAAAGACTGTGATCATGTTTAACTCAAAATGGTCAAATGAGCTTGGAGCTGCTGGAATGATAGAGCTAACTAGTACATTTTCAGTCGCTAGAATGCTAGAGCGCGATGATTTTGAAAAAAGGATAAAAGCTGGCAGCCCAATTTCAATTTGTGAATTTATGTATCCGCTTCTTCAGGGTTATGATAGCGTTGCGATGAAGTGCGATATCGAGATGGGCGGTACGGATCAAAAATTTAACCTTCTAATGGGTAGAACTTTGCAGAGGACTTATAATGTCGGCAAAGAGCAAGCTGTCATCATGATGCCACTTCTTGAGGGGCTTGATGGTGTAAATAAGATGAGCAAAAGTCTTGGAAACTACATCGGCGTAACCGAAAATGCAAATGATATGTTTGCAAAAACACTTAGTATAAGCGATGAGCTAATGTGGCGTTGGTACGAGCTTTTAAGCACAAAAAGCCTTGGCGAGATAGAAAATTTAATGAACGACGTAAAAAATGGCAAGTATCATCCAAAAAAAGCAAAAGAGGACCTTGCGTACGAGATAACAGCAAGGTATCACGGTGAGGAAGCTGCAAAGGCTGCGATGGCTGAGTTTAACAGCGTGCACTCTCAAAATCAGCTCCCAACTGATATAAAAGAATTTAGCCTAAAAGCACCAGTTTGGATAGTGGAAGCTTTATCACAGTGCGAACTAAGCGAGTCAAATTCTCAAGCAAGACGCGACATAAGGGCAAATGCGATTAGCATTAATCAAGAAAAGATCAGTGATGAGCAGTTAAAATTAGAGGCAGGTGAATATATCTTGCAAGTTGGTAAGCGTAAATTTGCAAAAGTAAAGGTTGAATAG
- the pyrH gene encoding UMP kinase, with protein sequence MSKRKRVLVKFSGEALAGENGFGIDTAVLKFIANEIKELVENGIEVGIVIGGGNIIRGVSAAKDGIIKRTSGDHMGMLATVINSIAMREALERSGLEVRVQSAIKMEAICETFIVGRAQRHLEKGRVVIFAAGTGNPFFTTDTAATLRAIEIGSDMIIKATKVDGVYDKDPKKFKDAKLLKSLNYEKAMSDDIKVMDDTAIALAKDNSLPILVCNMFKAGNLLKIINEEEAALYSVVK encoded by the coding sequence ATGAGTAAAAGAAAACGCGTATTAGTTAAATTTTCAGGCGAAGCTTTAGCGGGAGAGAATGGTTTTGGCATAGATACGGCGGTGCTTAAATTTATAGCAAATGAGATAAAAGAGCTTGTCGAAAATGGTATCGAGGTTGGCATCGTTATCGGTGGTGGCAACATTATACGCGGTGTGAGTGCCGCAAAAGATGGTATCATCAAACGAACGAGTGGCGATCACATGGGCATGCTAGCAACTGTTATAAATTCGATCGCAATGCGTGAAGCTTTAGAACGAAGTGGGCTAGAGGTAAGAGTACAAAGTGCAATCAAGATGGAAGCGATCTGTGAGACATTTATCGTGGGACGTGCGCAGCGCCATTTGGAAAAAGGTAGAGTCGTTATATTTGCTGCAGGTACTGGTAATCCATTCTTTACAACTGATACAGCAGCTACGCTAAGAGCTATTGAGATTGGCTCAGATATGATCATAAAAGCGACAAAAGTTGATGGTGTTTATGATAAAGACCCTAAAAAATTCAAAGATGCAAAACTTTTAAAATCACTAAACTATGAAAAGGCAATGAGCGATGATATCAAGGTTATGGACGATACTGCCATAGCTTTAGCAAAAGATAACTCACTACCGATTTTGGTTTGTAATATGTTTAAGGCTGGAAATTTATTAAAAATAATAAATGAAGAAGAAGCGGCCCTATATTCAGTAGTAAAATAA
- a CDS encoding murein hydrolase activator EnvC family protein, whose translation MRKGIFIFLLAFSLAFASNTKEKIKDSKNSLRSSQAMSEQLSKKLDDLAGDIVSGEKKLRGISGDITNLKGQISVLETNASKALIELDDLTKQNKELERTQKELEQNMIRIIAEDLSFDLLMSATEGKQSEESIISSQILTKLNAIAKEDFERLSQNYEDTIEKIKSKSNKINEINSSIKNYRRKQSDLQNLESTQKNTINGLKRDKEIYSKKLAKLQAQQDELRKTLEQLAIMQKQEDEAARAAREKQEKAAASKGSKKGEKSQPMGGGYQTSSVKKYSGAKTIAPLDSYTVKQKFGNYVDPIYNIKIFNESVTLRSTTPDAKVKSVLNGKVVFAKATPMLENVVIIENENGIHTIYAHLSQIAPTVKVGSVVQKGYVIGRVRNDLTFEVTQRNYHIDPLEMISK comes from the coding sequence ATGAGAAAAGGAATTTTTATATTTTTGCTAGCTTTTAGTCTAGCTTTTGCGTCAAATACCAAAGAGAAGATCAAAGACTCCAAAAACTCATTAAGGTCAAGTCAGGCGATGAGTGAGCAGCTTAGTAAAAAGCTAGATGATTTGGCTGGTGACATCGTAAGTGGCGAGAAAAAACTTCGAGGTATAAGTGGTGATATCACAAATTTAAAGGGTCAAATTTCAGTTCTTGAGACAAATGCTTCAAAAGCACTTATTGAGCTTGATGATCTAACTAAGCAAAACAAAGAGCTAGAGCGTACGCAAAAAGAGCTTGAGCAAAACATGATAAGGATCATCGCAGAAGATTTATCGTTTGATCTTTTGATGTCTGCAACCGAGGGCAAGCAAAGCGAGGAGAGTATCATCTCATCTCAAATTTTAACCAAACTAAATGCCATTGCAAAAGAGGATTTTGAGAGACTTAGTCAAAACTATGAAGATACAATCGAGAAGATAAAAAGTAAATCAAATAAGATAAACGAGATAAACTCGAGCATAAAAAATTATAGACGCAAGCAAAGCGACTTGCAAAATTTAGAAAGTACGCAAAAAAATACTATAAACGGACTAAAACGAGATAAAGAAATTTATAGCAAAAAGCTAGCTAAGCTTCAAGCCCAGCAAGATGAGTTAAGAAAGACGCTAGAGCAGCTTGCTATCATGCAAAAACAAGAAGATGAAGCCGCACGTGCTGCTAGAGAAAAACAAGAAAAAGCAGCTGCAAGCAAAGGTAGTAAAAAAGGTGAGAAGAGCCAGCCAATGGGTGGAGGCTATCAAACAAGCTCGGTCAAAAAGTATTCAGGTGCAAAGACAATCGCTCCTCTTGATAGCTACACTGTAAAGCAAAAATTTGGAAATTACGTAGATCCAATATATAACATCAAAATTTTTAATGAGTCAGTCACACTTCGCTCAACAACGCCAGATGCCAAGGTCAAAAGCGTACTAAATGGCAAAGTGGTCTTTGCAAAAGCAACTCCAATGCTTGAAAATGTAGTCATTATAGAAAACGAAAATGGTATACACACGATCTATGCTCACCTAAGCCAGATCGCACCGACTGTAAAAGTCGGCTCAGTCGTGCAAAAAGGCTACGTTATAGGCCGAGTTAGAAATGATCTAACCTTTGAAGTGACGCAAAGAAACTACCATATCGATCCACTTGAGATGATCTCAAAATAG
- a CDS encoding nitronate monooxygenase has translation MELKPLKIGKYEIKYPIFQGGMGLGISWDKLAGNVSLEGGLGIISSVGTGYYENRKFINKELNAKPFGSENFYSTRGLRAIIENARKICGDLPLGVNIMYAANDYARVVKDACEAGINIIVSGAGLPTNLPEFTQNFKEVALVPIISSAKALKIICKRWLQRYDRLPDAVVLEGPLSGGHQGFTYEQCLDPEFSLFNLIPQVKAEIKEWGDFPLIAAGGIWDKNDIEKAISLGADGVQMGTRFIGTHECDADIGFKEVILAAEEKDIELIKSPVGYPARGIRTNLINLVEKRMGPKIQCISNCVSPCQRGKGAKEVGYCIADRLFDSFSGKKETGLFFTGANGYKLKELISVKELMHKLVHGE, from the coding sequence ATGGAGTTAAAGCCATTAAAAATAGGAAAATATGAGATAAAGTATCCGATATTTCAAGGCGGTATGGGACTTGGCATTAGCTGGGACAAGCTAGCTGGCAATGTCAGCCTAGAAGGCGGTCTTGGAATAATTAGCTCAGTTGGTACAGGATATTATGAAAATCGTAAATTTATAAACAAAGAGCTAAATGCAAAGCCATTTGGAAGTGAGAATTTCTACTCAACAAGAGGTCTTAGAGCAATTATTGAGAATGCCCGAAAAATTTGTGGAGATTTGCCACTTGGCGTAAATATAATGTATGCTGCAAATGACTACGCAAGAGTGGTAAAAGATGCTTGTGAAGCCGGTATAAATATCATCGTATCAGGTGCTGGACTACCTACGAATTTGCCAGAGTTTACACAAAATTTTAAAGAGGTTGCGCTAGTTCCTATTATCTCAAGTGCAAAAGCACTAAAGATCATCTGCAAACGTTGGCTACAAAGATATGATCGCTTGCCAGACGCGGTTGTGCTTGAAGGACCACTAAGCGGTGGACACCAGGGCTTTACATACGAGCAGTGTCTTGACCCTGAGTTTTCGCTATTTAATCTAATCCCACAAGTAAAGGCCGAGATAAAAGAGTGGGGTGATTTTCCGCTCATAGCAGCCGGTGGAATTTGGGATAAGAATGATATCGAAAAAGCAATATCGCTTGGAGCAGACGGCGTTCAAATGGGCACACGCTTTATCGGTACTCATGAGTGTGACGCAGATATTGGCTTTAAAGAAGTGATACTAGCAGCCGAGGAAAAGGACATAGAGCTTATAAAAAGTCCAGTTGGCTATCCAGCTCGTGGGATTAGAACAAATTTGATAAATTTGGTAGAAAAAAGGATGGGACCAAAGATCCAGTGCATAAGCAACTGTGTGAGCCCTTGTCAAAGGGGCAAAGGAGCTAAAGAGGTTGGATATTGCATCGCTGATAGGCTGTTTGACTCATTTAGTGGCAAAAAAGAGACTGGGTTATTTTTCACGGGAGCAAATGGATATAAGCTAAAAGAGCTAATAAGCGTAAAAGAGCTAATGCACAAGCTGGTACATGGTGAATGA
- a CDS encoding DNA-directed RNA polymerase subunit omega → MRTEQITARALKQVGDDRYKLSLIVAKRAEALANGAVVLVEADTSKMKFADIALLEVAEGKIGLEAIVEGK, encoded by the coding sequence ATGAGAACAGAACAAATAACAGCAAGAGCGTTAAAACAAGTTGGTGATGATAGATATAAACTTTCACTTATCGTAGCAAAGCGTGCAGAAGCACTAGCAAATGGAGCAGTAGTGCTTGTAGAAGCCGATACTTCAAAGATGAAATTTGCTGACATTGCACTACTTGAAGTAGCTGAGGGCAAAATAGGCTTAGAGGCAATAGTTGAAGGAAAATAG